One genomic segment of Profundibacter amoris includes these proteins:
- a CDS encoding TetR/AcrR family transcriptional regulator, which produces MPKIVDKDAMRVRIMEAAMQCYSTQGFHAAKMSDIAKAAGLAKGTLYLYFKSKDQLTTALVKWIFQEIEQQIMPQREVRTLTDYMSQIRTALDASEETRIETRMFFEVLGPSFGSDEVVAEVAGFFERIGAQSTEQLRHLVKVGEVRSDIDADATGRSIAALIDGMVTHRAMFGLEDARYRSMMDTTLEMLRRGLEIQGEV; this is translated from the coding sequence ATGCCAAAGATTGTTGATAAAGATGCAATGCGGGTGCGGATCATGGAAGCCGCGATGCAATGCTATTCCACCCAAGGGTTTCACGCCGCCAAGATGAGCGACATCGCCAAAGCGGCCGGTTTGGCCAAGGGCACGCTGTATCTGTATTTCAAAAGCAAGGACCAACTGACCACGGCACTGGTAAAATGGATTTTTCAGGAAATCGAACAACAGATAATGCCACAACGCGAGGTCCGGACGCTGACGGACTATATGTCGCAAATCAGAACGGCGCTGGATGCCTCGGAAGAAACCCGCATCGAGACAAGGATGTTTTTCGAGGTGCTTGGCCCCAGCTTTGGCTCGGACGAGGTGGTCGCCGAAGTTGCCGGGTTTTTCGAGCGGATCGGAGCGCAAAGCACAGAGCAATTGCGCCATCTGGTCAAAGTGGGAGAGGTGCGTAGCGACATAGACGCAGATGCAACAGGGCGTAGTATTGCAGCGCTGATTGACGGAATGGTGACCCATCGGGCGATGTTCGGGCTGGAAGATGCGCGATACCGCTCCATGATGGACACAACGCTGGAAATGCTCCGGCGCGGGCTGGAAATCCAAGGAGAGGTCTAA
- a CDS encoding DUF4336 domain-containing protein, with translation MTEPYAPLNTLKPVAKDIWVVDGPSIKFYGAPFSTRMTVVRLKNGDIWLHSPTKICDSLRDEVTALGPVCHLIAPNWIHYAYIAEWQKAFPKARAYAAPGVVKRARKHGMALRFDEDLTQTPPTAWAGQIEQMIVEGSKIHREAVFFHKHSKTLILTDLIENFEPDKLGWFLRILTKWGNIQDPDGQMPRDMRMTFSKHRDLLRAEVEKMIGWGPERIILAHGRWYDKNAVAELKRAFRWVL, from the coding sequence ATGACCGAACCTTATGCCCCTTTGAACACCCTGAAACCCGTCGCCAAAGACATCTGGGTCGTGGATGGGCCATCCATCAAATTCTACGGCGCCCCCTTTTCCACCCGCATGACCGTGGTGCGGCTAAAAAACGGTGATATCTGGCTGCACTCTCCAACCAAAATATGCGACAGCCTGCGGGATGAAGTAACCGCCCTTGGCCCCGTCTGCCACCTGATTGCGCCCAACTGGATTCACTATGCCTATATCGCGGAATGGCAAAAAGCCTTTCCCAAGGCCCGCGCCTATGCAGCACCCGGTGTGGTGAAACGGGCCAGAAAACACGGGATGGCCTTGCGCTTTGACGAGGATCTGACCCAGACCCCGCCCACCGCATGGGCCGGCCAGATCGAACAGATGATTGTCGAGGGCAGCAAGATCCACCGCGAGGCGGTGTTCTTTCATAAGCACTCAAAAACCCTGATCCTGACTGATCTGATTGAAAATTTCGAACCGGACAAACTGGGCTGGTTCCTGCGTATCCTGACCAAATGGGGCAACATTCAGGATCCGGACGGGCAGATGCCGCGTGACATGCGGATGACCTTTTCCAAGCACCGCGACTTGCTGCGCGCCGAGGTCGAAAAGATGATCGGCTGGGGACCGGAACGCATCATTCTGGCGCACGGGCGCTGGTATGACAAAAACGCCGTGGCCGAATTGAAACGGGCGTTCCGCTGGGTGTTATAG